The following coding sequences lie in one Candidatus Nitrospira allomarina genomic window:
- the rpsU gene encoding 30S ribosomal protein S21, with protein MEVRVINNNVEKALKVAKKKLAAEGLFRELKRRRFYEKPSVKKKGKEREAARRRQKWLSKNRMF; from the coding sequence GTGGAAGTACGAGTTATCAATAACAACGTTGAAAAAGCATTGAAAGTCGCTAAGAAAAAGTTGGCCGCAGAGGGTTTATTTCGTGAATTAAAACGGCGCAGATTTTATGAAAAACCTAGCGTTAAGAAAAAGGGTAAAGAGCGTGAAGCCGCACGTCGTCGCCAAAAATGGCTTTCAAAGAATAGAATGTTTTAG